The DNA segment GCCACCGCGACCCGCTCCGGTGCGGCCACCGGCTCGCTCCGCGCTCGCAGGATCTCGGCCCATGCGACGATGACGAAAAGCCAGGTGCTGGCCACGTTGGCGGCGGCACCGAGGCTTTCCACGAACATCCCGTCGACGAGCAGGAATGTGACCAGCCCCAACAACATCGCGCGATCGGGCACGACCGACGCACGTATGCGATAAAGCGTGACGACGAGCGTCACGATCAGCGCGATCCAGCTGCCGGCGGCGACCAGGCCGCCGTCGACCAGCAGGTTGACCAGCGCGTTGTGACCGCCGCCAAGCCCGATGGTGTCGAGGAAAAGCCCGCGCGTGGACTCCAGACCCCAGCCGTAGAGCGGCTTCTGCAGGAAAAACTGCCACGCCTGGGCCCACAGATCGGTGCGAGAGTTCAGCGTGGCCAGCTTGCTGGCCGTCTCGCCGCGTTCGAAGAACGCGAGAACCGCCGGCGTCGCGGCCACCGCCAGCAGCCCGGCGAACACCGCGCCGACCAGGGTGATCTCGATTTTTCGCCGGCCGCGCCAATGCGACCAGCCGAGTACGGTCAGGCCGACGACCGCGCCGAGCACCGCGCCGCGGGTCTGCGTCGCGACCAGGCCGCCGCCGACGATCGCCAGCAAAACCAGGTAAACCACCGGATGCCAGCGCGGACCCGGCCGCTCGGCGCGGTGGCCGAGCAGATAGCCGACCACGATCGTGGTGGCGATGCCGAGGAAAACCCCGGCCATCACCGGATGGACGAACAGCCAGCTGAACCGGCCCTGGTCGGCCTGCGCGTGTGGCAATGGAAAGGCCACCCCGAAAACCACCGAACCCGCCACCAGCACGGCGAACGCGTGCGCGAACCAGTGCAGCTGGTCTCGGCCGGCGTGCTTGGCGATGCATCTGGTCAGCACCACCACGACGACGAGCTGAGCCGCGCGTACGACCGCCAGCTGCGGATAAGGCGCGTACGTCGCGGACAACACCAGCACCGCCACGAAGGCGTACGCGAAGAAGACCAACGCGGTGCTCCTCGTCGGCCGCGGCGCACGGCCGTAGCGCAAAACGCAAAAAGCCCCAACTGTGAGGTATATGGCGATTTCTGCCAGTACGAACGGATCGGCGTTGCCGCCGACCGTCTCGTTCGGCGGCCGCAGTCGGAACTTGTAATCACTGGCAACAATGATTGCCAGCAAACACAATGGGACCCACCAATCCCACCGGCGGCCGGCTGGATCGGACAGCCGGTCAATTCCGAGCCGGCGGCCGATGACGGCTGCGCGACCGGCCACCCGGTGGCGCGTATCCTCCGTCATGAAGAACCTCCCGGCCGCAGAGTAACGATCAGCCGGATGGGCGATAAGGAAAAGCCAGAAATTCGATCCGTTCGGATGGCGCGGTGGATACCGTCAGTTGGGATTGTTGTCCAGGGCCTAACGGCAGCATTTTCGGTGAACAGGAGATCGATGCGCGTCGCCTTGGTCGGCACCCGGGGCGTCCCGGCCCGCTACGGCGGATTCGAGACGTGCGTCGAGGAGGTCGGTGCGCGGCTCGCCGATCGCGGCCATGACGTGCTGGTTTACGCGCGTTCCAGCGATTTTCAAGATCACCGGGAAACGCATCGCGGCATGACGGTCAAACACCTTCCGGCCGTACGCCACAAGGCGTTGGAGACCCTCAGCCACACCGCGTTGTCGGTCGCGCATCTGCTCACCCGGCGCGTCGACGTGGCGATTGTTTTCAATGCAGCCAACGCATTGTTTCTGCCGCTGATCCGCATGCGGCGAATTCCGGTCGCGACGCACGTCGACGGCCTGGAGTGGAAGCGTGCGAAGTGGGGTGGCGCCGGCCGGCGTTACTACCGGATGGCCGAGGCGATGGCGGTCCGCTGGTCGGACGACCTGATCGCCGACGCGGCCGGCATCGCCGAGTACTACCGCGACGAGTTCGGCGCCGCGTCGACCAATATCGCTTACGGCGCGCCACTGCTGGACGGCATCGGCACCGACAGGCTGACCGAGCGCGGCCTGCGGCCGGGCGGATATCACCTGGTCGTCGCGCGGTTCGAGCCGGAAAACCACGTGCACGTCGCGGTCGACGCATACGTACGCTCGGCGGCCAAACATCCGCTGGTGGTCGTCGGATCGGCGCCGTACAGCGACGAATACACCGCACGGATACGCGATTTGGCATCCAGCAGCCGGAATGTCCGGTTTCTTGGCGCTGTCTGGGATCAGATCCTGCTCGACCAGCTCTACGCCGGCGCGTTCACGTATGTGCACGGCCATTCCGTCGGTGGCACCAATCCATCCCTGCTGCGCGCGATGGGTGCGAGTGCGCCGACGATCGCTTTCGACGTACGGTTCAACCGCGAGGTCCTCGGTGACGCCGGTCACTTTTTCACCGACGCGGCCGAGCTTTCCGCGTTGCTCGAGAAGGCAGAGGCCGATCCGGCCGCGACCGCTTCGCGTGGCAGCGCGTCCCGGGCGGCCGCCGCTCGTTATGACTGGGACGACGTGGCCGAGAAATACGAGCGGCTGTGCGTGCGGCTGGCCGGCGGAGCGCGCCAGCCGAGGGTGTCCGGACGGCGGAAGGGAGCGACCGATGCGAACAGGCTTCGTGTTCGGACTTTTTGATCTCTTCCACGTCGGGGATCTCGACCTGCTGCGGCAGGCCGCGCAGCGGTGCGACCGGCTGATCGCCGGGGCGTACGCGGACGAGCTGGCCGCCCGGCTGTGGTCGACTCCGTACGTGCCGCTGGCCGAGCGCCTCGACATCCTGGTCAACATCCGTTATGTGGCCGGTGCGATCGCGTTGTCGTCACTGGATATCGCCGCCGCGGCAAGGAAAGTGGACGCGGACGTGGTGTTCGTCGGCCCCGGCCGGCCGGGCGAGCCGACCGCGGCAGAGCTTCGCGCGGTTGCGCAAGACACGGAAATTGTCACGCTGGTGCCAAAAATCGCGACCGGCAGCTCCGTCCTGCGGCGCGTCCTGGAACCGACGCGGACCGCGGTGGCATGAGCCGCTTCGCCGACGCGTTGCGCGGACTGCCGGCCGCGCAGAAGTCCGCGAAAGGCGCACCGGCATACTCGCGCTTCGTCAACCGCGGGCTCGGCCGTTTCCTGGCCGCCGGCGCGTACGCGCTCAAGCTGTCCCCCAACCAGGTCACCATCATCAGCGCGCTCTGCAGTTTTGCCGGCATCGCGGTGATCGCCGTGGTCGCGCCGTCCGTTCCGATGGCCGTCGCGGTCTGCCTGCTGCTGGTGATCGGCTATGCGCTGGACTCCGCCGACGGACAGCTGGCCCGGCTGACCGGTCGCGGCTCGACCGCCGGAGAATGGTTGGACCACCTGGTGGACAGCGGCAAGCTCGTCTCCCTGCACGCCGCGGTGCTGGTCTCCTTCTATCGGTTTTTCCAGCTGCCACCGGCATTCCTGTTGGTGCCGCTGGTTTTCGCCTGTGTGGCCACGGTGTTGTTCTTCGGCATGATCCTCAAGGACGTGTTGCGCTCCGCGCCACCCGCGGCCACCGGCCGGCCGTCGGTCGTACGGTCATTGGTCGTCGTCCCGACCGACTATGGCCTGCTGTGCCTGGTGTTCTTGCTCTACGGACTCCGTCCGGTTTTCCTTGTGATCTACACGCTTCTGCTGGTCGCCAACGCACTTTTCCTGTGCGCCGCGGTCGTG comes from the Fodinicola acaciae genome and includes:
- a CDS encoding DUF1972 domain-containing protein gives rise to the protein MRVALVGTRGVPARYGGFETCVEEVGARLADRGHDVLVYARSSDFQDHRETHRGMTVKHLPAVRHKALETLSHTALSVAHLLTRRVDVAIVFNAANALFLPLIRMRRIPVATHVDGLEWKRAKWGGAGRRYYRMAEAMAVRWSDDLIADAAGIAEYYRDEFGAASTNIAYGAPLLDGIGTDRLTERGLRPGGYHLVVARFEPENHVHVAVDAYVRSAAKHPLVVVGSAPYSDEYTARIRDLASSSRNVRFLGAVWDQILLDQLYAGAFTYVHGHSVGGTNPSLLRAMGASAPTIAFDVRFNREVLGDAGHFFTDAAELSALLEKAEADPAATASRGSASRAAAARYDWDDVAEKYERLCVRLAGGARQPRVSGRRKGATDANRLRVRTF
- a CDS encoding O-antigen ligase family protein → MTEDTRHRVAGRAAVIGRRLGIDRLSDPAGRRWDWWVPLCLLAIIVASDYKFRLRPPNETVGGNADPFVLAEIAIYLTVGAFCVLRYGRAPRPTRSTALVFFAYAFVAVLVLSATYAPYPQLAVVRAAQLVVVVVLTRCIAKHAGRDQLHWFAHAFAVLVAGSVVFGVAFPLPHAQADQGRFSWLFVHPVMAGVFLGIATTIVVGYLLGHRAERPGPRWHPVVYLVLLAIVGGGLVATQTRGAVLGAVVGLTVLGWSHWRGRRKIEITLVGAVFAGLLAVAATPAVLAFFERGETASKLATLNSRTDLWAQAWQFFLQKPLYGWGLESTRGLFLDTIGLGGGHNALVNLLVDGGLVAAGSWIALIVTLVVTLYRIRASVVPDRAMLLGLVTFLLVDGMFVESLGAAANVASTWLFVIVAWAEILRARSEPVAAPERVAVATPVRPR
- a CDS encoding CDP-alcohol phosphatidyltransferase family protein, producing the protein MSRFADALRGLPAAQKSAKGAPAYSRFVNRGLGRFLAAGAYALKLSPNQVTIISALCSFAGIAVIAVVAPSVPMAVAVCLLLVIGYALDSADGQLARLTGRGSTAGEWLDHLVDSGKLVSLHAAVLVSFYRFFQLPPAFLLVPLVFACVATVLFFGMILKDVLRSAPPAATGRPSVVRSLVVVPTDYGLLCLVFLLYGLRPVFLVIYTLLLVANALFLCAAVVKWFRELAARP
- a CDS encoding adenylyltransferase/cytidyltransferase family protein is translated as MRTGFVFGLFDLFHVGDLDLLRQAAQRCDRLIAGAYADELAARLWSTPYVPLAERLDILVNIRYVAGAIALSSLDIAAAARKVDADVVFVGPGRPGEPTAAELRAVAQDTEIVTLVPKIATGSSVLRRVLEPTRTAVA